In the genome of Desulfuromonas sp. DDH964, one region contains:
- a CDS encoding AcvB/VirJ family lysyl-phosphatidylglycerol hydrolase, with the protein MSRLVLPVIVFLLYAATALGGEKTLQYGPFGTLTLYQNRPQPSHVVLFVSGDGGWNLGVVDMARSLAGLDALVVGIDVTHYLRQLAKRNQTCSYPAADFENLSKFVQKKLGFDRYRTPVLVGYSSGATLVYGLLAQAPPTTFRGAISMGFCPDLPLNKPFCVGNGLKSEPYPKAPGYQFLPATTLAVPWIAFQGASDQTCAAENVATFVKQVRGGELVLLPRVGHGFAVQQNWLPQFRDAFARLVRNEVPGSAAPPDAGSLSDLPVVELPAQGAATGLLAVLLSGDGGWASIDREVGERLAARGIAVVGLNSLQYFWTPRTPETATRDLVRLLRHYLADWNCQKVVLIGYSFGADVLPFMLARLPKDLQQRVAVVALLAPGRNASFEFHLNDWLGGKNPAELPIAPELAKLKGTKVLCLYGEEEQETLCRDLPPGDVGLQPLALGGGHHFNNDYVRLVELIFTAAQSGQ; encoded by the coding sequence ATGAGTAGGTTGGTATTGCCTGTCATCGTTTTTTTGCTCTATGCCGCCACCGCTCTCGGCGGAGAGAAAACTCTTCAATACGGTCCTTTTGGCACACTGACCCTTTATCAAAACCGCCCCCAGCCGAGCCACGTTGTTCTCTTTGTTTCCGGCGACGGCGGGTGGAACCTGGGAGTTGTCGATATGGCGCGCAGTCTGGCTGGTCTCGACGCTCTGGTGGTCGGTATCGATGTCACTCACTATCTGCGGCAACTCGCCAAAAGGAATCAAACTTGCTCCTATCCCGCTGCAGATTTTGAAAACCTGTCAAAGTTTGTCCAGAAAAAGCTCGGTTTTGATCGGTATCGCACGCCGGTACTGGTCGGTTATTCCTCGGGGGCTACTCTGGTCTATGGCCTGCTGGCACAGGCGCCTCCAACCACGTTTCGCGGCGCCATCTCTATGGGGTTCTGCCCGGACCTGCCGCTGAACAAACCCTTCTGTGTCGGGAATGGACTTAAGAGTGAGCCCTACCCCAAAGCTCCGGGATACCAATTTCTTCCTGCCACGACCTTGGCAGTTCCCTGGATCGCCTTTCAGGGGGCGAGCGACCAGACCTGCGCTGCCGAGAACGTAGCAACTTTTGTCAAGCAGGTCCGCGGCGGTGAGTTGGTCCTCCTGCCCAGGGTTGGGCATGGTTTTGCGGTTCAGCAGAACTGGCTGCCCCAGTTCCGGGATGCTTTTGCTCGGTTGGTGCGGAATGAGGTGCCTGGATCAGCCGCGCCGCCGGATGCGGGCAGTCTCAGCGACCTGCCGGTGGTCGAACTCCCGGCGCAGGGTGCGGCTACCGGCCTGCTGGCCGTTCTCCTCAGTGGAGACGGTGGCTGGGCTTCCATCGATCGGGAGGTCGGGGAGCGTCTGGCCGCCAGGGGGATTGCCGTGGTTGGTCTGAACAGCCTGCAATATTTCTGGACACCCCGCACCCCGGAGACGGCGACCCGGGATCTGGTCCGTCTCCTGCGGCACTACCTTGCTGACTGGAACTGTCAGAAGGTGGTGCTAATTGGCTATTCATTTGGGGCCGACGTGCTTCCGTTCATGCTCGCAAGGTTGCCAAAGGATCTGCAGCAACGGGTCGCGGTCGTTGCGTTACTCGCCCCCGGCCGGAATGCCAGTTTCGAATTCCACCTCAACGACTGGCTGGGAGGGAAGAACCCGGCAGAATTGCCGATCGCTCCGGAACTGGCGAAGCTGAAGGGGACAAAAGTGCTCTGTCTCTACGGTGAGGAAGAGCAGGAGACCCTCTGCCGCGACCTCCCTCCGGGAGACGTCGGGCTCCAGCCCCTGGCACTGGGCGGAGGTCACCATTTCAATAATGATTATGTCCGGCTCGTCGAGTTGATCTTCACTGCGGCTCAATCCGGCCAGTAA
- the mprF gene encoding bifunctional lysylphosphatidylglycerol flippase/synthetase MprF, translating to MSPVHQKSALAHRLLPLLALILFAVALWVLHDVLRQIHYQHVLVQLRAIPGRRIFAALGLTVLSYLVMTGYDRLALRYVRHPLPPGKVTLAAFVSYAFSNTIGLSLLTSGSIRYRLYSAWELSAEEIARLVAFTTLTFWLGIITVAGGIFVALPVALPLTEKLPFASSWPLGLLFIALVAGYLATVAWRKEPFRFRSWELPLPSLRLAAGQLLVGSLDWLLAGSVLFVLLPAASPLSFWQFLGIFLLAQVVALISHVPGGLGVFESMILLSAPGIPPATLLGAMLVYRGIYYLLPLALATLLLAGNELLQRRRLIGQAVLLAGRWGSALMPQLLAAATLVSGAVLLFSGATPALPGRLHWLKEMVPLPVIELSHFFGSLVGVCLLLLARGLQRRLDAAYLLAAVLLGVGSLLSLLKGGDYEEALLLGLMLAALLPCRRHFYRKASLFSEPFSVGWGVTVLLILASSVWLGIFAYKHVAYRQELWWHFALLGDAPRFLRAAVGASTLLLVLAVTRLLRPASRDPDRPGPAEIARAREVIRQAPETLANLALLGDKALLFHEAAPGFVMYGVEGSSWVALGDPIGAPDGAAELAWEFRELVERHGGEPVFYEVGTAMLPVYLDMGLTLLKLGEVARVPLVDFSLEGSASKGLRYTYRRLTREGCEFEVVPATGVPTLLPELRQISDAWLAAKKTREKGFSLGRFDEDYLLNFPVAVVRRQGAVIAFANLWPGADHQELSIDLMRFASAAPSGVMEYLFICLLLWGQEAGYQHFDLGMAPLSGMENRPFAPLWNRLGAVIFQHGEHFYNFEGLREYKEKFNPVWEPRYLACPGGLALPKIFLNVAALISGGLKGVVSK from the coding sequence ATGTCCCCGGTCCACCAAAAATCCGCCCTCGCGCATCGCCTGCTCCCGCTCCTCGCCCTGATCCTGTTCGCGGTGGCGCTCTGGGTGTTGCATGATGTCCTGCGCCAGATTCACTACCAGCACGTTCTCGTTCAGCTTCGCGCTATCCCCGGACGCCGGATCTTTGCCGCGCTGGGGCTGACCGTGCTGAGCTACCTGGTCATGACCGGCTACGACCGGCTGGCGCTGCGCTATGTCCGGCATCCGCTGCCACCGGGGAAGGTGACCCTGGCCGCGTTTGTCAGCTACGCCTTCAGCAATACCATCGGTCTCTCGCTGCTGACGTCGGGGTCGATCCGCTACCGGCTCTATTCGGCCTGGGAGCTGTCGGCGGAAGAGATCGCCCGTCTGGTCGCCTTCACCACCCTGACCTTCTGGCTCGGGATCATTACCGTTGCCGGCGGGATCTTCGTCGCCCTGCCGGTGGCGTTGCCGCTGACCGAAAAGCTCCCTTTCGCATCGAGCTGGCCCCTCGGCCTGCTGTTCATCGCCCTGGTGGCCGGTTACCTTGCTACCGTCGCCTGGCGCAAGGAGCCGTTCCGGTTCCGCAGCTGGGAGCTGCCACTACCGTCCCTGCGTCTGGCCGCGGGGCAACTTCTGGTCGGGTCCCTCGACTGGCTCCTGGCCGGAAGTGTCCTCTTTGTCCTGCTCCCCGCCGCCTCTCCCCTCAGCTTCTGGCAGTTTTTGGGCATTTTTCTGCTCGCCCAGGTCGTCGCCCTGATCAGCCATGTCCCCGGTGGCCTCGGCGTCTTCGAGTCGATGATTCTCCTCTCGGCGCCGGGGATTCCCCCCGCGACATTGCTTGGGGCGATGCTGGTCTACCGGGGGATTTATTACCTGCTCCCCCTCGCCCTGGCGACCCTGCTGCTGGCCGGCAATGAACTGCTGCAGCGTCGGCGCCTGATCGGGCAGGCGGTGCTTCTGGCAGGGCGTTGGGGGAGCGCCCTGATGCCGCAGCTGCTGGCGGCGGCCACTCTGGTCAGCGGCGCGGTGCTGCTCTTTTCCGGGGCGACCCCGGCGCTGCCCGGGCGTTTGCACTGGCTCAAGGAGATGGTCCCGCTGCCGGTCATCGAACTCTCCCACTTTTTTGGCAGTCTGGTCGGAGTCTGCCTGCTGCTGCTGGCGCGCGGGCTGCAACGGCGGCTCGATGCTGCCTACCTGTTGGCTGCCGTCCTGCTCGGCGTTGGCAGCCTGTTGTCACTGTTGAAGGGTGGCGATTACGAAGAAGCCCTGCTCCTCGGGCTGATGCTGGCGGCGCTCCTCCCCTGTCGCCGCCACTTCTACCGCAAGGCCTCCCTCTTCAGTGAGCCCTTCAGCGTTGGCTGGGGGGTGACGGTCCTGCTGATTCTGGCGAGTTCGGTCTGGCTCGGAATCTTTGCCTACAAACATGTCGCCTATCGCCAGGAGCTCTGGTGGCATTTCGCCCTGCTTGGGGATGCGCCGCGGTTCCTGCGGGCGGCGGTCGGCGCCAGCACCCTGTTGCTGGTGCTGGCCGTGACCCGCCTGTTGCGGCCGGCGTCCCGGGACCCGGATCGCCCCGGTCCGGCGGAGATCGCTCGTGCCCGGGAGGTTATTCGCCAGGCGCCGGAGACCCTGGCCAACCTAGCCCTGCTTGGCGACAAAGCACTTCTTTTTCATGAGGCGGCGCCGGGGTTTGTCATGTACGGGGTGGAGGGGAGTTCCTGGGTCGCACTGGGGGACCCGATCGGGGCCCCGGACGGGGCCGCCGAACTGGCCTGGGAATTCCGCGAGTTGGTCGAACGGCATGGTGGCGAACCGGTCTTTTACGAGGTCGGGACCGCCATGCTGCCGGTTTATCTCGACATGGGGCTGACCCTCCTCAAACTCGGGGAAGTGGCCCGGGTGCCGCTGGTCGACTTTTCCCTGGAAGGGTCCGCAAGCAAGGGACTGCGCTATACCTACCGGCGCCTGACCCGGGAAGGGTGTGAGTTCGAGGTGGTGCCGGCGACGGGAGTGCCCACGCTGCTACCGGAGCTGCGGCAGATCTCCGACGCCTGGCTGGCGGCGAAGAAGACCCGGGAGAAGGGATTTTCCCTGGGACGGTTCGATGAGGACTACCTGTTGAATTTTCCGGTTGCCGTGGTCCGGCGCCAGGGAGCGGTGATCGCCTTTGCCAACCTCTGGCCGGGCGCCGATCACCAGGAACTTTCCATTGACTTGATGCGCTTCGCTTCGGCCGCACCGAGCGGCGTCATGGAATACCTCTTTATCTGTCTGCTGTTGTGGGGACAGGAAGCGGGCTATCAGCACTTCGATCTCGGCATGGCGCCGCTCTCCGGCATGGAAAACCGCCCTTTCGCTCCGCTCTGGAACCGGCTCGGCGCGGTCATCTTCCAGCATGGGGAACACTTCTACAACTTCGAGGGCCTGCGCGAGTACAAGGAGAAGTTTAATCCGGTCTGGGAGCCGCGCTATCTTGCCTGCCCCGGAGGCCTGGCGCTGCCAAAAATATTCCTCAATGTCGCGGCGCTGATCAGTGGTGGACTTAAAGGAGTTGTCAGCAAATGA
- a CDS encoding molybdopterin molybdotransferase MoeA: MLNYDAALEMVLQTVQPLPPLELPLNQAVGSVLAEGILARWDLPPADNSAMDGYAFAFAGQEAGATLKLVGSSFAGHPHPGTIAPGEIIQITTGAPLPAGTDTVVPLEETTQQENLVCLTRQPKPEQHVRRRGEEFHKGDQLLAAGTSLAAGAIALLASAGITRVRTYPRPRVAILSTGDELVELGETPGPGQIVNSNLHLLVARLKELGCDPLPLGIARDTPDGLENAIRSGLQADLFLSTGGVSVGEKDHVQASLNRHGFQRRFWKVAIKPGKPVLFGTIGTTPVFGLPGNPAATAATFELFVKPALRKLAGEAEARPVTRKARLTAAVKGGGNRQAFLWCHLDWDGEEYQVSVSGRQGSGQNRSIQGANALLALPPGTDSLSAGERVEVLVL, encoded by the coding sequence ATGCTCAACTATGACGCTGCGCTCGAGATGGTTTTGCAGACCGTCCAGCCGCTGCCGCCGCTGGAACTGCCTCTGAACCAGGCGGTCGGAAGTGTGCTGGCAGAAGGGATTTTGGCGCGCTGGGATCTGCCCCCGGCCGACAATTCGGCCATGGACGGCTATGCCTTTGCCTTTGCCGGGCAAGAGGCAGGCGCCACCCTGAAGCTGGTCGGGAGCAGTTTTGCCGGACACCCGCACCCGGGCACGATTGCTCCCGGTGAAATCATCCAGATCACCACCGGCGCGCCCCTGCCGGCGGGGACCGACACCGTGGTGCCGCTGGAGGAGACGACGCAGCAGGAGAACCTGGTCTGCTTGACGCGGCAACCAAAACCCGAGCAACACGTTCGCCGCCGCGGCGAGGAGTTTCACAAGGGGGACCAGCTGCTGGCGGCCGGCACCAGCCTGGCGGCGGGCGCAATCGCCCTGCTCGCTTCAGCTGGCATCACCCGGGTGCGCACCTATCCGCGGCCCCGCGTCGCCATCCTTTCCACCGGGGACGAGTTGGTTGAGCTGGGGGAAACCCCGGGACCCGGCCAGATCGTCAACTCCAACCTGCACCTGCTGGTAGCGCGGCTGAAGGAACTCGGCTGTGACCCCCTCCCCCTCGGCATCGCCCGCGACACCCCCGATGGTCTTGAGAACGCGATCCGCTCCGGTCTCCAGGCCGACCTCTTTCTCTCCACCGGCGGTGTTTCGGTGGGCGAAAAAGACCATGTCCAGGCGAGCCTGAACCGCCACGGTTTCCAGCGCCGCTTCTGGAAAGTTGCGATCAAACCCGGGAAACCGGTTCTTTTCGGCACCATCGGGACGACCCCGGTCTTCGGTCTCCCCGGCAATCCCGCGGCCACCGCCGCCACCTTCGAGCTCTTTGTCAAACCGGCACTGCGCAAACTTGCCGGCGAAGCCGAAGCCCGGCCCGTTACCCGCAAGGCGAGACTGACCGCCGCCGTCAAGGGAGGCGGAAACCGCCAGGCCTTTCTCTGGTGTCATCTCGACTGGGATGGGGAGGAGTACCAGGTGAGTGTTTCCGGTCGCCAGGGCTCGGGTCAAAACCGCAGCATTCAGGGTGCTAACGCCCTGCTGGCCCTTCCGCCCGGGACCGATTCGCTGTCCGCCGGGGAACGGGTGGAAGTTTTGGTGCTGTAA